The segment ACTGGTGCCGAATGGCATCTTTAAACCATTCCGCCAGTATTTCTGAATTGCCAGAGTTTGTAAAACCAAAGGCTTGGTCTAATTCCTCTATTTGTTCTTTCTGTAGTTTCCTGGGGAGGTTACTCAAAAAGTAAAGCCATTCATGCGTGCTCCAGTTCTGGGTGTGGAGTTCTGTTGCCGAAGTGCCTTCCTGCCATTTTTGGAGCTCAAGGCTTACTTTCTCAAAGAGCAAAGCTTTGGGGGCCGGAGTTCCGGCCGGGATGCCCGGAGAATGAATCCAAGCGGCAGGGTTGATTTGTCTTTGAAGTTCCTCGTATCCGTTTAGCAGTTCTTTTTCCAAAAACTGCTCAAAAGCAGCGGTGGTCATGGAGGTGAACTTGAATGTACCGAAGTACTTGTTCACAAAACCATCAAACCTGGTACGACCCACAAGGCGCTCTATCTGCCGGAGGAATAGATTTCCCTTTTCATAAGCTATTTCCGTAAGTCCCTCGTCAGGGTCACGGTTTTCCAGGTTTAACTTCAAGCAAGTATCCTGTGGGGTGGCTTCAAGTTCTTCCAGGGTATGCAGTAGATCCTGGTAGCCCAGGGTGTGCAGCATTTCGGCATATTCAGGGCCGTACAAGGCTTCCATGATGCGCCGTTCAAAGTAGACGGTAAAGCCTTCGTTTAGCCAGAAGTCTTTCCAGGTGGCATTGGTTACCAGATTGCCTGACCAGGAGTGCGCCAGTTCATGGGCCACCAAACTGGTGAGGGAGCGGTCGCCAGAGATGATGGTAGGGGTGGCGAAAGTTAATTTAGGGTTTTCCATGCCTCCGAATGGAAAACTAGGCGGTAACACAAGCAAATCATACCTGCCCCAGAGGTAAGGACCGTACAGCTTTTCTGCGGCTTCCAACATTTTTTCGGTGTCCTCAAATTCATAAGCAGCGTCCTTCAGAGTTGCTGTTTCCGCATATACCCCGCAACGGGTACCTAAAGGAGCAAAGGTCAGATCTCCTACGGCCAAAGAAAGCAGGTAAGAGGGAATGGGCTGGTCCATTTTGAAGAAGTATGTACCGCTTTTGTTTTTCTCCTGCGGATTATCGGCACTCATGAGAGGCAGCAAATGCGGAGGAACGGACACTTCTGCCGTATACGTGAACCTAATGCTTGGGCTATCCTGGCAGGGAAGCCAGGTGCGGGCAAGAATAGCCTGTGATTGCGTAAACAAAAAAGGTTCTGTCTTGCCAGTTGTTTGTTCAGGTTCCAACCACTGTAAAGCCGCCGCCGCTGGGGTTGTCTCAAAGCTGATGTGAATTGTACCTGTGTTTTCCTGTAACGGTACGCGAAGTCCTTGCCCTAAAAAGGGAGCAACTTCTGTGAGGCTAAAGTCAACTTCTTCATTCTGCTCATCCAGAGTTACCCGTATAATCTTCAACCCATGTATGTCTAATACAATTTCAGTGGCTCCTTCGTGATGAATATGGTAGACCCCGGTCCCAGTAAGTTTCTTTTGGGAGAAGTCTACTTTCAACTGCCAGTCCACATGCCGTATATGGGCAACATCTGGTTTAGAGAAACTGTGTGGGTCTATAATGCTACCAGAAGAATTGTTGTTGCTATAATCCATTTTCTTTAGTTAAAGGTGAAGTCATAGAAAACATTTGTAGCTCCGTTTTTGTTGTCTCATGTTACCATAAACACCTAAATAAGCCTTTGAAAAATAGCTGTGGAAGCATCTTGCTCCAAAGGATGGCACGGTTTTTACATGATTCTTAATGAATTTATGTTTTATTATATAATCAGGTTTGATTATTGATTACGTCCAATTTTATCTCTTTGGGGTTAATTAACTTTTTGCAACCCTTACAAGTATAAGTACCACATCTCAATGTTAGGAACAACCTATATGAAGTCAAATAAACCATTTATTCCTTTCTTAATGCTTTTCTTGTTAACCTTCGTGCTGGTCTCGTCCTGCGCCAAGTCTGGTGACAAGCAGCAAAAGAAGGTAGCGCTGGCAGCTGCCAAAGAATTTCCGCAACAAACCGACAGTGTGTACGTGGTCACCTTCACTAAACAGGACCCGGATTTCAAAGAACACTTGGGCCTAATGAAGTTATTTTACCGGGAGCGGCAGTACCGTTTTGCCTGGTTTAAAGACGGGGAGTTAGTACCACAGGCTTTCAAATTCATGGAAGTCTTGAACAAAGCACATGAAGAAGGGTTAAACCCGCAGGATTATGACAGAAAGGATTTGAAGAAGATGATTCAAACACTGGAACAATCTACCAATGACTCTGTGCGCCACAAACTGCAGGAAGAACTAGACGTTACGCTAACGGCTTCTTATTTCAACTATGCCAGTGATTTTTACCGTGGCACGGTAAACCCCCGCAACTTGGATAACATTGAATGGGAGGTAAAGAAAAACAAGATAAAGCTGCACAAGGCGCTGCAAACCATTTTGAGGGAACGGGAAAGTCGTTACCCATACTATGAGTTTGAAGCCCTTCATCCAGATTATAAACGTCTGCGCGAAGCCTTGAAGCAGTACCGTTTAGCCAAACAGCAGGGAGGGTGGCCTAAAATTGAGCTCGCCACTAAGATGTTGAAACCCGGTGACTCAGCGCAAGCCGTCTTAACGCTTCGCCACCGCATCATGGGTAAACCAGCTCCTAATGTTCCCCAAAGCATGGTGTATGATCCAGCCTTGGCTGCAGGGGTAAAGAATTTCCAGATACGGCATGGCCTGAAACCAGACGGTGTTGTTGGGGGAGAGACCCTGCGCGTGATGAATGTGCCGATTGAACAACGGATTGACCAGATCATCATCAACATGGAACGGTGGCGGTGGGTACCTAAACGTTTTGAAGATAAATACGTGCTCATCAATATTCCTGAATACATGCTGCATGTATATGAGAAAGGGAAAGAAGTCTTGAATATGAAGGTTGTAGTGGGTAAGGAAATGCACGCCACTCCTGTGTTCAGTGACAAACTGGAGTACATTGTTTTCTATCCTTACTGGAACGTAACACCTCAGATTCTGGAAGAGGAGATTGCGCCAGCGCAGGCCAACAACCCTAATTACCTTGCTTCTAATGACATGGAATTGGTGAAAGACATAGGAAACAATAAAGTAGAGGTAGTGTCACCTTCTTCCGTAGACTGGTACTCAGTAGACAAAAACTTTAAATACAGAGTGCGTCAGCGCCCGGGTAGCAAAAACCCTCTTGGCTATGTGAAGTTCATCTTCCCCAATGAGCACAATGTGTACCTGCATGATACTCCGTCAGACCATTTGTTTAACCAGACTGAACGTGGGTTTAGCCACGGCTGTATCAGAATTGAAAAGCCATTTGAATTTGCGCAGTACCTCCTTAAGGACCAGAAACAATGGACTCCTTCTACAATCAATGCAGCTATGCACGGTGGGCAAGAAAAGTACGTGAATCTTACCGCTAAAGTGCCTGTGTACATTGTCTACTTCACTTCATGGGTGGATGATAAAGGTGCTGTCCATTTCAGGGATGACATCTACAATCATGACCGTGACTTAGAGATGGCCTACTTCAGGTAATCTCAAGAACAAAACCTAAATATTTAAAGGGGAAAGCCTCCTCTCTGCTACATGGCAGAGGGGAGGCTTTCCCCTTTTAGTGGACGCTGGTTCTTAGTATCCTTAATTATAAATATGCTTGATTATTACTATGCTTGAGGATAATATAACAGCCTTTGCATTTCTATTAGCCAAAACTCTACTTTAAGAATTTCTTCAACTATCATAAAGATAATTTTATACTATGATAATTTACTTTTGTAACGTAGTATATACTAATCTATAAAGCCAGTAAGTTAAATGCATAGAAATGGAACAAGTATTCCGAAATAGGAAATTAAACTAAACAAAAGTAAACACAAACAAAAGTTTATATTTATTACTTATAA is part of the Rufibacter tibetensis genome and harbors:
- a CDS encoding M1 family metallopeptidase, with the protein product MDYSNNNSSGSIIDPHSFSKPDVAHIRHVDWQLKVDFSQKKLTGTGVYHIHHEGATEIVLDIHGLKIIRVTLDEQNEEVDFSLTEVAPFLGQGLRVPLQENTGTIHISFETTPAAAALQWLEPEQTTGKTEPFLFTQSQAILARTWLPCQDSPSIRFTYTAEVSVPPHLLPLMSADNPQEKNKSGTYFFKMDQPIPSYLLSLAVGDLTFAPLGTRCGVYAETATLKDAAYEFEDTEKMLEAAEKLYGPYLWGRYDLLVLPPSFPFGGMENPKLTFATPTIISGDRSLTSLVAHELAHSWSGNLVTNATWKDFWLNEGFTVYFERRIMEALYGPEYAEMLHTLGYQDLLHTLEELEATPQDTCLKLNLENRDPDEGLTEIAYEKGNLFLRQIERLVGRTRFDGFVNKYFGTFKFTSMTTAAFEQFLEKELLNGYEELQRQINPAAWIHSPGIPAGTPAPKALLFEKVSLELQKWQEGTSATELHTQNWSTHEWLYFLSNLPRKLQKEQIEELDQAFGFTNSGNSEILAEWFKDAIRHQYKIAYPALEAFLVRVGRRKFLMPLYKALLESEEGTTLAKSIYQKARPNYHAVSTSSLDPLLQERP
- a CDS encoding L,D-transpeptidase family protein; protein product: MLFLLTFVLVSSCAKSGDKQQKKVALAAAKEFPQQTDSVYVVTFTKQDPDFKEHLGLMKLFYRERQYRFAWFKDGELVPQAFKFMEVLNKAHEEGLNPQDYDRKDLKKMIQTLEQSTNDSVRHKLQEELDVTLTASYFNYASDFYRGTVNPRNLDNIEWEVKKNKIKLHKALQTILRERESRYPYYEFEALHPDYKRLREALKQYRLAKQQGGWPKIELATKMLKPGDSAQAVLTLRHRIMGKPAPNVPQSMVYDPALAAGVKNFQIRHGLKPDGVVGGETLRVMNVPIEQRIDQIIINMERWRWVPKRFEDKYVLINIPEYMLHVYEKGKEVLNMKVVVGKEMHATPVFSDKLEYIVFYPYWNVTPQILEEEIAPAQANNPNYLASNDMELVKDIGNNKVEVVSPSSVDWYSVDKNFKYRVRQRPGSKNPLGYVKFIFPNEHNVYLHDTPSDHLFNQTERGFSHGCIRIEKPFEFAQYLLKDQKQWTPSTINAAMHGGQEKYVNLTAKVPVYIVYFTSWVDDKGAVHFRDDIYNHDRDLEMAYFR